The following proteins are encoded in a genomic region of Phycisphaera sp.:
- a CDS encoding UbiA family prenyltransferase — protein sequence MYAAGLATATLELSGAAFDARTWSLSIALITTIVWMAHLLDRAKPLMAWDDPADRMANPVRDAFVQRHRVAMNVLAASLGLSACMLAVLVEPWLVVLVPIGAVSVIIYGSRRSESRRTRPKDVLVIKNALTGLAYATLIGCVLFASVPELFEQRLPWIALGIVCMLVTGDAILSDIDDTPADAMFGTKTVSVLAGRRWARVVAIGIYVIAVAYWLGLGEHTPTTLTLAIGLPAMGMLIAFLPRVRSLIDVRGGVLALVALAFV from the coding sequence TTGTACGCGGCCGGCCTGGCAACCGCGACACTCGAGCTCTCGGGAGCGGCCTTCGACGCTCGAACCTGGTCGCTCTCGATCGCCCTGATCACCACCATCGTCTGGATGGCCCACCTGCTCGACCGCGCCAAACCCCTCATGGCATGGGACGACCCGGCCGACCGTATGGCCAACCCGGTGCGCGATGCTTTCGTGCAACGGCATCGGGTCGCCATGAACGTCTTGGCCGCTTCGCTTGGGCTTTCGGCGTGCATGCTGGCGGTACTTGTCGAGCCATGGCTGGTTGTACTCGTGCCGATTGGGGCGGTCTCGGTCATCATCTACGGCTCGCGTAGAAGCGAGAGCCGGCGCACGCGACCGAAGGACGTGCTGGTCATCAAGAACGCGCTCACGGGCCTCGCGTATGCGACGCTGATTGGATGCGTGCTGTTTGCTTCGGTTCCGGAACTGTTCGAGCAACGCCTGCCCTGGATCGCCCTGGGCATAGTGTGCATGCTCGTAACCGGCGACGCGATCCTGAGCGACATCGACGACACGCCCGCCGACGCGATGTTCGGCACGAAGACCGTCTCGGTGTTGGCTGGTCGGCGATGGGCCAGGGTGGTCGCCATCGGAATCTACGTGATCGCGGTCGCGTACTGGCTAGGCCTTGGCGAGCACACGCCGACCACGCTCACGCTGGCGATCGGGCTTCCCGCCATGGGCATGCTCATCGCGTTCCTGCCGCGGGTGCGGAGCCTCATCGACGTGCGAGGCGGGGTGCTCGCGCTGGTCGCGTTGGCGTTCGTGTGA
- a CDS encoding class II fumarate hydratase, whose protein sequence is MSPSSTMTATKTRTEKDSMGTMEVPEGVLYGASTQRAVLNFPISGRPVPMAIVRAYGTLKAACARANAELGLVDKDRTAAIERACEAITNGLKDHGGLERHFPVDIFQTGSGTSTNMNANEVIANLVCLERSAAIGSSKDQAYLDAGGVHPNDHANYGQSSNDTFPTAMHIAAATAIKNDLLPALDRLASALEEKAKQWDDVVKIGRTHLQDATPIRLGQEFSGYARQIRQGQTRLERALETLAELPLGGTAVGTGINTHTRFGSLVAQELAKATGCTFREAENHFEAQHAKDAFVETSGHLRTIAVSMSKIANDVRWLGSGPRCGIGEIKLPAVQPGSSIMPGKVNPVICEAVMMVCCQVVGNDAAVAMGGLGGIGSLLDLNVAMPVMAANVLDSIDLLANGSDVFREKLVDGLEPDEERCAALIEGSLAMCTSLAPVIGYDNAAAIAKEAFASGKTVREIALEKNVLPKDELDTLLDARSMTEPEG, encoded by the coding sequence ATGTCGCCATCGAGCACGATGACCGCCACGAAGACCCGCACCGAGAAGGACTCCATGGGCACGATGGAGGTGCCCGAGGGCGTGCTCTATGGCGCCAGCACCCAGCGGGCCGTGCTGAACTTCCCGATCAGCGGGAGGCCCGTGCCGATGGCGATCGTCCGGGCGTACGGCACGCTGAAGGCCGCGTGTGCGCGCGCGAACGCTGAACTGGGATTGGTCGACAAGGATCGCACCGCCGCCATCGAGCGCGCGTGCGAGGCTATCACGAACGGGCTCAAGGACCACGGCGGGCTCGAACGCCACTTCCCGGTGGACATCTTCCAGACCGGCAGCGGCACCAGCACCAACATGAACGCCAACGAGGTGATCGCCAATCTCGTGTGCCTGGAGCGTAGCGCGGCGATCGGCAGCTCGAAGGACCAGGCCTACCTCGACGCGGGCGGCGTGCACCCCAACGACCATGCCAACTACGGGCAGTCGTCCAACGACACCTTCCCCACCGCCATGCACATCGCCGCGGCGACGGCTATCAAGAACGACCTGCTGCCCGCGCTCGACCGTCTTGCGTCGGCCCTTGAGGAGAAGGCCAAGCAGTGGGACGACGTGGTCAAGATCGGCCGCACACACCTGCAGGACGCCACGCCCATCCGGCTCGGCCAAGAGTTCAGCGGCTACGCCCGGCAGATCCGCCAGGGCCAGACACGCCTGGAGCGCGCCCTTGAAACGCTTGCGGAGTTGCCCCTCGGTGGCACCGCCGTGGGCACGGGAATCAACACCCACACCCGCTTCGGCTCGCTCGTCGCTCAGGAACTGGCCAAGGCCACCGGCTGCACCTTCCGCGAGGCCGAGAACCACTTCGAGGCCCAGCACGCCAAGGACGCGTTCGTCGAGACCAGCGGCCACCTGCGCACCATCGCGGTGAGCATGAGCAAGATCGCCAACGACGTGCGCTGGCTGGGAAGCGGGCCTCGCTGCGGCATCGGCGAGATCAAGCTGCCGGCCGTGCAGCCGGGCTCGAGCATCATGCCGGGCAAGGTGAACCCGGTGATCTGCGAGGCCGTGATGATGGTGTGCTGCCAGGTGGTGGGCAACGACGCGGCCGTCGCGATGGGCGGGCTGGGCGGCATCGGCAGCTTGCTCGACCTCAACGTCGCCATGCCCGTGATGGCCGCCAACGTGCTCGATTCGATCGACCTGCTGGCCAACGGCAGCGACGTGTTCCGCGAGAAGCTGGTCGATGGGCTCGAGCCCGACGAGGAACGCTGCGCCGCCCTGATCGAGGGCAGCCTGGCCATGTGTACCAGCCTGGCCCCGGTCATCGGCTATGACAATGCCGCCGCCATCGCCAAGGAGGCCTTCGCCAGCGGCAAGACCGTGCGCGAGATCGCCCTGGAGAAGAACGTGCTGCCCAAGGACGAGCTCGACACGCTGCTCGATGCGCGGAGCATGACCGAGCCGGAGGGCTGA
- a CDS encoding transglutaminase family protein, translated as MLRTTRFVALAAASLALAGSVLAQSSVLRQGDSKDWTIRFRANIRAWQDFGNQQQERGASHDLWEFEQATIVVPMLERTSLSRSNDSKMTMEVRVNDRDAVPARTDPYVRLNNKHAGSRYLGWAVAKGSARDIEVVTQQAMTSYDVTVDDDRALRVEWPAGDWPDDALSALDPQVGIEFGLDGNPYDGLDRTADRIDTLIGRLGRSPRDVSPYLVAKYLTGAVWGHIRSRDGTGLNTSRTGEIEGVDIAGVPTTFVRRRGNQYETCALLVYTMRRAGLPARMVMGFVADSDGDGEDELTGDRDREGEPICWVEFALVEGGRTTWIPVDLNGMMRSSSRAPNIADLETLQKPWDGFGTIDDSKYWVPFAFHVHPPITVKAYGSPGFWGIFATPTEPSRAEQMIMIDVTTTPVTAETRREKKAEESGNDRPRRRRR; from the coding sequence ATGCTTCGGACCACTCGATTTGTCGCCCTCGCCGCGGCCAGCCTGGCGCTGGCGGGCAGCGTCCTGGCCCAGAGCAGCGTGCTCCGCCAGGGCGACAGCAAGGACTGGACCATCCGCTTCCGCGCGAACATCCGGGCCTGGCAGGATTTCGGCAACCAGCAGCAGGAACGCGGCGCGTCGCACGACCTCTGGGAGTTCGAGCAGGCGACCATCGTGGTGCCCATGCTCGAGCGCACGAGCCTCAGCCGCTCGAACGACAGCAAGATGACCATGGAGGTCCGCGTCAACGACCGCGACGCGGTGCCCGCCAGGACCGATCCGTACGTCCGCCTGAACAACAAGCACGCTGGCTCGCGGTACCTGGGCTGGGCCGTCGCCAAGGGCAGCGCCCGCGACATCGAGGTGGTGACCCAGCAGGCCATGACCTCCTACGACGTGACCGTCGATGACGACCGGGCGCTGCGCGTCGAGTGGCCCGCGGGCGACTGGCCCGACGATGCGCTCAGCGCGCTCGACCCGCAGGTGGGCATCGAGTTCGGCCTCGACGGCAACCCCTACGACGGCCTGGACCGCACCGCCGATCGCATCGACACGCTCATCGGCCGCCTGGGCCGCAGCCCGCGCGACGTGTCTCCCTACCTGGTGGCCAAGTACCTGACCGGCGCCGTCTGGGGCCACATCCGCTCGCGCGATGGCACGGGGCTGAACACCTCGCGCACCGGCGAGATCGAGGGCGTTGATATCGCGGGCGTGCCGACCACGTTCGTGCGCCGCCGGGGCAACCAGTACGAGACGTGCGCCCTCTTGGTCTACACCATGCGCCGCGCCGGGCTGCCGGCCCGCATGGTGATGGGCTTCGTCGCCGACTCCGATGGCGACGGCGAGGACGAGCTCACTGGCGACCGAGATCGCGAGGGCGAGCCCATCTGCTGGGTCGAGTTCGCTCTGGTCGAGGGCGGCCGCACCACCTGGATCCCCGTCGACCTCAACGGCATGATGCGCTCGTCCAGCCGCGCGCCCAACATCGCCGACCTGGAGACCCTGCAAAAGCCCTGGGACGGCTTCGGCACCATCGACGACTCGAAGTATTGGGTGCCCTTCGCCTTCCACGTGCACCCACCGATCACGGTCAAGGCCTACGGCTCGCCGGGCTTCTGGGGCATCTTCGCCACGCCCACCGAGCCCAGCCGGGCCGAGCAGATGATCATGATCGACGTGACCACCACGCCCGTGACGGCCGAGACGCGCCGGGAGAAGAAGGCCGAGGAGTCGGGCAACGATCGCCCCCGCCGCCGGCGTCGCTGA
- a CDS encoding flavin reductase family protein has product MELSPSHLRVADRYKLLIGLIVPRPIAFVSTVSPDGRTNLAPFSFFSGVGSEPMMLAFCPATGANGQDKDTLRNVRPADDRDHPVGTGEFVVNVVTEAIARQMSATAEDLPYGDSEFDLSGLTPIASSVVKPPRVAECPAAFECVTRQIVETNPGVPSSGNLVLGEVVRVHADEGILNERYHTDAARLAAFGRMGGPAYCTTRDRFELSRGKGALE; this is encoded by the coding sequence ATGGAACTCAGCCCCAGCCACCTCCGCGTTGCCGACCGCTACAAGCTGCTCATCGGGCTGATCGTCCCAAGGCCCATCGCGTTCGTGTCGACGGTGTCGCCCGACGGCCGGACCAACCTCGCGCCGTTCAGCTTCTTCAGCGGCGTGGGCAGCGAGCCCATGATGCTCGCCTTCTGTCCGGCGACAGGCGCGAATGGCCAGGACAAGGACACGCTCCGCAACGTCCGCCCGGCCGATGATCGGGACCACCCCGTCGGCACCGGCGAGTTCGTCGTCAACGTCGTGACCGAGGCCATCGCCCGCCAGATGTCGGCCACCGCCGAGGATTTGCCATATGGCGACAGCGAGTTCGATCTCTCTGGATTGACGCCCATCGCCAGCAGCGTCGTGAAACCCCCGCGCGTGGCCGAGTGCCCGGCGGCTTTCGAGTGCGTCACCCGCCAGATCGTCGAGACCAACCCCGGCGTGCCCAGCAGCGGCAACCTCGTGCTGGGCGAGGTCGTCCGCGTGCATGCCGACGAGGGCATCCTGAACGAGCGCTACCACACCGACGCCGCCAGGCTCGCCGCCTTCGGCCGCATGGGCGGGCCGGCGTACTGCACGACGCGGGATCGGTTTGAGCTGTCGAGGGGGAAGGGAGCGCTGGAGTAG
- a CDS encoding SMI1/KNR4 family protein produces MPGNIENAIRNVIKRGIDAGVIQVSEPFDGDAAERMMTGLPGKAPKQYATLLQMHSRIDLAGEMCYGFNDPDGLLNIDMRNQDRRGPDGSPLPDDALVIMEDAGADLYYLRTTLEHESPVYRIDAELLETRQEAKSVVAWLEDWINEYG; encoded by the coding sequence ATGCCTGGGAACATCGAAAACGCGATCCGCAACGTCATCAAGCGAGGCATCGATGCCGGAGTTATCCAAGTAAGCGAGCCATTCGATGGAGATGCCGCCGAGCGGATGATGACCGGCCTTCCTGGCAAGGCGCCGAAGCAATACGCGACACTATTGCAGATGCACTCGCGGATCGATCTGGCTGGCGAGATGTGCTATGGCTTCAATGATCCCGATGGCCTCCTCAACATCGACATGCGAAACCAGGACCGCAGAGGCCCCGATGGGAGCCCACTGCCAGACGATGCGCTGGTCATCATGGAGGATGCGGGGGCTGATCTATACTACCTCCGCACTACACTCGAGCATGAGTCGCCGGTCTATCGCATCGATGCAGAATTGCTCGAGACGCGTCAAGAAGCGAAGTCAGTTGTCGCTTGGCTGGAGGATTGGATAAACGAGTACGGCTGA
- a CDS encoding TlpA family protein disulfide reductase: MEIYEDQARDILARPGARRAMPSCAGRARCGMAGLLGLLVLAIVPGCASTPTPAWSPDIPPLGVGDRAPAFEADHWIREPHVRPFEGGSIYVVEFWATWCVACIAGFPELADLQAEYAHRGVVVIAATNADDRGCTLKSATAMALDPARRMDFGVAFMDDPGVYRAWARAAGHRGIPTALVVDRSGRLAHVGYERPPRAVVEELLAGTFDMETAAERHERVMVTRASVKRYEELLEAGDPGASAFAWRALEGPTGRISSGPTAIAELAMFSTPGGTEPDLGLALAGARLGYELRTDPTDLWYDQTLAEAEFRAGNVERAIEVCEWALDQEGALGADALRERLAGYRQAVASDG; this comes from the coding sequence ATGGAGATTTACGAGGACCAGGCCCGCGACATCCTCGCCCGGCCCGGCGCTCGCCGTGCGATGCCTTCGTGCGCCGGGCGGGCCAGGTGCGGCATGGCGGGTTTGCTTGGTCTCCTCGTGCTGGCCATCGTGCCTGGGTGCGCCTCGACGCCCACGCCCGCGTGGTCCCCCGACATCCCGCCGCTGGGCGTCGGCGACCGGGCGCCCGCGTTCGAGGCTGATCACTGGATCCGCGAGCCGCACGTGAGGCCCTTCGAGGGCGGGTCCATCTACGTCGTCGAGTTCTGGGCGACGTGGTGCGTGGCGTGCATCGCCGGCTTCCCCGAGCTGGCCGACCTGCAGGCCGAGTACGCCCACCGGGGCGTCGTCGTCATCGCGGCGACCAACGCGGACGACCGGGGCTGCACGCTCAAATCGGCGACGGCCATGGCGCTCGACCCCGCCCGGCGCATGGACTTCGGCGTCGCCTTCATGGACGATCCCGGCGTCTACCGCGCCTGGGCGAGGGCGGCCGGGCACCGGGGCATCCCGACCGCGCTGGTCGTTGACCGCTCGGGCCGGCTGGCGCACGTGGGCTACGAGCGGCCGCCGCGTGCGGTCGTCGAAGAGCTCCTCGCGGGGACGTTCGACATGGAGACCGCCGCCGAGCGGCACGAGCGTGTCATGGTCACGCGGGCCTCGGTCAAGCGCTACGAGGAGCTGCTCGAGGCCGGCGATCCCGGCGCGAGCGCCTTCGCGTGGCGAGCGCTCGAGGGGCCGACCGGGCGGATCTCCAGCGGGCCGACGGCCATCGCCGAGCTGGCGATGTTTTCCACGCCCGGGGGTACCGAGCCGGACCTCGGGCTGGCGCTGGCGGGTGCCCGCCTGGGGTACGAGCTGCGCACCGACCCGACAGACCTGTGGTACGACCAGACGCTGGCCGAGGCCGAGTTCCGCGCCGGGAACGTCGAGCGGGCGATCGAGGTGTGCGAGTGGGCCCTTGACCAGGAAGGGGCGCTGGGAGCGGACGCGCTGCGGGAACGGCTCGCCGGGTATCGGCAGGCGGTGGCAAGCGACGGGTGA
- the sucC gene encoding ADP-forming succinate--CoA ligase subunit beta: protein MKIHEYQARDILSQAGVPVPPAVTIDNADEAARVFKDVTKDMGDKKLAVVKAQVHAGGRGKAGFVKLVKTAEEATEAARFMLSNKMVSVQTGPEGLEVTKLLIAAGVDIAHEYYVAITTDRKTRQHVLIASSEGGVEIEKVAEENPDAIVRERLHPLLGLQPYQARKVAFALGFKGKLVNQAVKTLMALAKSFLEKDCTIAEINPLITTKPTAEHPDGELLAIDAKFNFDDNALFRHKDVQGMFDPSEENPGELRASRMGLNYIALDGNIGCLVNGAGLAMATMDTIALEGGQPANFLDVGGSASEEAVTEAFRIILDDKAVKGVMVNIFGGIMDCAVIAQGIVNAATEIGFEVPLVVRLEGTNVQAGRKILEEASGKLTTLQAASDLGDAAKKVAAAVA, encoded by the coding sequence ATGAAGATCCATGAGTACCAGGCCCGCGACATCCTCAGCCAGGCGGGCGTGCCCGTGCCGCCGGCGGTCACGATCGACAACGCCGACGAGGCGGCCCGCGTCTTCAAGGACGTGACCAAGGACATGGGCGACAAGAAGCTCGCCGTTGTCAAGGCCCAGGTCCACGCCGGCGGGCGGGGCAAGGCGGGCTTCGTGAAGCTCGTCAAGACGGCCGAGGAGGCCACCGAGGCCGCCCGATTCATGCTGAGCAACAAGATGGTGAGCGTGCAGACCGGGCCCGAGGGCCTGGAGGTCACCAAGCTGCTGATCGCCGCGGGTGTTGACATCGCCCACGAGTACTACGTCGCCATCACGACCGACCGCAAGACGCGCCAGCACGTGCTGATCGCCAGCAGCGAGGGCGGGGTCGAGATCGAGAAGGTGGCCGAGGAGAACCCCGACGCGATCGTCCGTGAGCGGCTGCACCCCTTGCTGGGCCTGCAACCGTACCAGGCTCGAAAGGTCGCGTTCGCGCTGGGCTTCAAGGGGAAGCTCGTCAATCAGGCGGTCAAGACGCTGATGGCGCTGGCCAAGTCATTCCTTGAGAAGGACTGCACGATCGCCGAGATTAATCCCCTCATCACGACCAAGCCGACCGCCGAGCACCCCGACGGCGAGCTGCTGGCCATCGACGCGAAGTTCAACTTCGACGACAACGCCCTGTTCCGCCACAAGGACGTCCAGGGCATGTTCGACCCCAGCGAGGAGAACCCCGGCGAGCTGCGCGCCAGCCGCATGGGCCTGAACTATATCGCCCTGGACGGCAACATCGGCTGCCTGGTGAACGGTGCGGGCCTCGCGATGGCGACGATGGACACGATCGCCCTGGAGGGCGGCCAGCCGGCGAACTTCCTCGATGTGGGTGGGAGTGCGAGCGAGGAGGCCGTGACCGAGGCGTTCCGGATCATCCTCGACGACAAGGCCGTCAAGGGCGTGATGGTCAACATCTTCGGCGGCATCATGGACTGCGCGGTCATCGCCCAGGGCATCGTCAACGCGGCCACCGAGATCGGCTTCGAGGTGCCGCTGGTTGTGCGGCTGGAGGGCACGAACGTGCAGGCCGGCCGCAAGATCCTCGAAGAGGCTAGCGGCAAGCTGACCACGCTCCAGGCCGCCAGCGACCTGGGCGACGCGGCCAAGAAGGTCGCCGCGGCCGTTGCCTGA
- the msrA gene encoding peptide-methionine (S)-S-oxide reductase MsrA yields MARTQHAIFGAGCFWGVEHSFRRIDGVIDATTGYAGGTMENPSYEDVCTHTTGHAEVVRVEYDPERVAFDEILHAFWRMHDPTRRAQQDGDTGQYRSVIFTTSDEQLEQARASKDAEESSGRHGEPIVTQIAPAPAFYRAEERHQRYAEKHGAGACPQNR; encoded by the coding sequence ATGGCACGCACGCAACACGCCATCTTCGGGGCCGGCTGCTTCTGGGGCGTCGAGCACTCGTTCCGCCGCATTGATGGTGTCATCGATGCCACCACCGGCTACGCGGGCGGCACGATGGAGAATCCCAGCTACGAGGACGTCTGCACGCACACCACCGGCCACGCCGAGGTCGTGCGCGTCGAGTACGACCCCGAGCGCGTCGCATTCGATGAGATCCTGCACGCCTTCTGGCGCATGCACGACCCCACCCGCCGCGCGCAGCAGGACGGCGATACCGGCCAGTACCGCTCGGTGATCTTCACCACGAGCGACGAGCAACTCGAGCAAGCACGGGCATCGAAGGACGCCGAAGAATCCAGCGGCCGCCACGGCGAGCCGATCGTGACGCAGATCGCCCCAGCACCGGCGTTCTACCGGGCCGAGGAGCGCCATCAGCGATACGCCGAGAAGCACGGCGCGGGCGCCTGCCCCCAAAACCGATAG
- a CDS encoding FUN14 domain-containing protein, with the protein MSDTKAKSKTEANGDQPHRKRPGPLQMGLLVLSGLVMIAGVALGVTGTLQDEAAVETIQQQQAAATEGQTAPGADMSSGFVGQGGDVTFPFPVPGLPGSTPEPTGEPTGAPAGGEPAEAAEETVTDPWSPAIFRMGFSFFVGFAMAYALKAFAKVTVVSAGIFFLLLFGLQYAGLVEVRWTAMADRYDTIQAWLGAQLGGFQAFVTGYLPSAGAGIAGLGLGFIRK; encoded by the coding sequence GTGAGCGACACGAAAGCCAAATCCAAGACCGAAGCCAACGGTGACCAGCCGCACCGCAAGCGTCCCGGGCCGCTGCAGATGGGCCTGCTGGTGCTCTCAGGGCTGGTGATGATCGCCGGCGTGGCCCTGGGTGTCACCGGCACGCTCCAGGATGAGGCCGCGGTCGAGACCATCCAGCAGCAGCAGGCCGCCGCGACCGAGGGCCAGACCGCTCCCGGTGCCGATATGTCCAGCGGCTTCGTGGGGCAGGGCGGCGACGTCACATTCCCGTTCCCCGTGCCAGGCCTACCCGGCAGCACGCCCGAGCCCACTGGAGAACCGACCGGGGCACCCGCCGGGGGCGAGCCGGCCGAAGCCGCCGAGGAGACCGTGACCGATCCCTGGAGCCCGGCGATCTTCCGCATGGGCTTCAGCTTCTTCGTTGGCTTCGCGATGGCCTACGCGCTCAAGGCGTTCGCCAAGGTCACCGTCGTGTCGGCGGGCATCTTCTTCCTGCTGCTCTTCGGCCTGCAATACGCCGGCCTGGTCGAGGTGCGATGGACGGCCATGGCCGACCGCTACGACACCATCCAGGCCTGGCTCGGTGCGCAGCTCGGCGGCTTCCAGGCGTTCGTGACCGGCTATCTTCCTTCGGCGGGTGCGGGGATCGCGGGCCTCGGCTTGGGCTTCATCCGCAAGTAA
- a CDS encoding GAF domain-containing protein → MGIADPSSNPFEHLDQVHDRLFTMMNRQKTLAEFGWAALQSDDLDEVLGAAARLTAEGLKCKYAKVLEYDPKRRDFLVRAGYGWRDGVVGTMRVGADLESPAGYAFKLDDIVLSNDLVKEDKFRRPQILIDHGIHAAINVIIRTRTDRWGVLEADSPEPDKFDEGDAHFLHGFANLVGLALGRATVRSMS, encoded by the coding sequence GTGGGTATTGCAGACCCCTCTAGCAATCCATTCGAGCACCTCGATCAAGTCCACGACCGCCTGTTCACCATGATGAATCGGCAGAAGACGCTCGCCGAGTTCGGTTGGGCGGCCCTCCAGAGCGACGATCTGGACGAGGTTCTCGGTGCTGCGGCCAGACTGACGGCCGAGGGCCTGAAGTGCAAGTACGCCAAGGTGCTCGAGTACGACCCCAAGAGGCGCGACTTCCTGGTTCGCGCCGGATATGGATGGCGCGATGGCGTCGTGGGCACGATGCGTGTGGGGGCCGATCTGGAATCTCCCGCGGGATACGCCTTCAAGCTCGATGACATCGTGCTGAGCAATGACCTTGTAAAAGAAGACAAGTTCCGCCGGCCCCAGATCCTCATCGATCACGGCATCCACGCGGCCATCAACGTCATCATCCGCACGCGCACCGATCGCTGGGGCGTGCTCGAGGCCGACAGCCCGGAACCCGACAAGTTCGATGAAGGCGATGCCCATTTCCTGCACGGCTTCGCGAATCTCGTGGGTCTGGCGCTTGGGCGTGCGACCGTGCGGTCGATGTCCTGA
- a CDS encoding DUF2007 domain-containing protein: MDHPEPVTVGQFPTEIQATFAANMLREAGIRCELLGGASSGFKAESPGYVRLLVSANDETKARALLEEFNAEKAPDEDSD; this comes from the coding sequence ATGGACCACCCCGAGCCCGTGACCGTCGGCCAGTTCCCTACCGAGATCCAGGCCACCTTCGCCGCCAACATGCTTCGCGAGGCGGGCATCCGCTGCGAGCTCCTGGGTGGGGCCAGTTCGGGCTTCAAGGCCGAGAGCCCCGGCTATGTGCGTCTACTGGTTTCCGCGAACGACGAAACCAAGGCCCGCGCGTTGCTCGAGGAGTTCAACGCCGAGAAGGCACCCGACGAAGATTCCGACTGA
- a CDS encoding PDZ domain-containing protein: MRRLVPLVVLALCTLALAQDDPARLSDAQLETDAFTLAMDGDFEAALPLFEEMARRQPESFVPEYNIASSLARLGRTDEALDALDRALGLGFDELAHLQNDPDLASIRGTDRFEAIIEGWPERMEALAQARFDALYRKFGGSYFKDEDAFLRLRFAVGLPQPSFSMARDELDMVSRWAVAELFDNLVEADAASVPWVSVVIPTDRDFARWAQQRHGDAARGAARQIAGTYDHDRKELVCKDLGATLRHEVFHALHYRSQSLEGQRHASWIMEGMASLVEDIDANPDGTPSFAPSWRSNLVRKASSRGGLKSLTQLAETPDHVFISTSQLLHYGHARTVMLYLVAAGELGEFYDNYVDTWERDRTGVQALERTFGTEIDRIDLSFRRWLDRLPVAPEQNHPPTASLGIDVDGERGEGLAVLRVARGSPGRNAGLRPRDVLVAINGQGTRDINELYRVVGRYIPGDIVVLSVRRGRQMLELPARLASRREFESVRIPGG, from the coding sequence ATGAGGCGATTGGTTCCACTGGTTGTGCTGGCCCTGTGCACCCTCGCCCTCGCTCAGGATGACCCCGCCCGCCTGTCCGATGCGCAGCTCGAGACCGACGCCTTTACGCTGGCCATGGACGGCGACTTTGAGGCGGCCCTCCCGTTGTTCGAGGAGATGGCCCGCCGGCAGCCCGAGTCGTTCGTGCCCGAGTACAACATCGCCAGCTCGCTCGCCCGATTGGGGCGCACCGATGAGGCGCTGGATGCCCTGGATCGCGCGCTCGGGCTCGGCTTCGATGAGCTGGCCCACCTGCAAAACGATCCCGACCTCGCGTCGATTCGCGGCACCGATCGGTTCGAGGCGATCATCGAGGGCTGGCCCGAGCGGATGGAAGCGCTCGCCCAAGCCCGCTTCGACGCGCTCTACAGGAAGTTCGGCGGCTCGTACTTCAAGGACGAGGACGCGTTCTTGCGGCTGCGGTTCGCCGTCGGCCTGCCGCAGCCCAGCTTCTCGATGGCCCGCGACGAGCTCGACATGGTCAGCCGCTGGGCCGTGGCCGAGCTGTTCGATAATCTGGTCGAGGCCGACGCGGCGTCGGTGCCCTGGGTGAGCGTGGTGATCCCCACCGATCGGGACTTCGCGCGATGGGCCCAGCAACGCCACGGCGATGCGGCACGCGGCGCGGCCCGGCAGATCGCCGGCACGTACGACCATGATCGCAAGGAACTGGTCTGCAAGGACCTCGGCGCCACGCTCCGGCACGAGGTGTTCCACGCGCTGCACTATCGCAGCCAGAGCCTGGAGGGCCAGCGGCACGCCTCGTGGATCATGGAGGGGATGGCGTCGCTCGTCGAGGACATCGATGCCAACCCCGATGGCACGCCCAGCTTCGCGCCCTCGTGGCGTAGCAATCTGGTGCGCAAGGCCAGCTCGCGCGGCGGCCTGAAGTCGCTCACCCAGCTCGCCGAAACACCCGACCACGTCTTCATCAGCACCTCGCAGCTGTTGCATTACGGCCACGCGCGGACGGTCATGCTGTACTTGGTCGCCGCCGGCGAGCTTGGCGAGTTTTACGATAACTACGTCGACACGTGGGAACGCGACCGCACTGGCGTGCAGGCGCTCGAGCGCACGTTTGGCACCGAGATCGACCGCATCGACCTGAGCTTCCGCCGGTGGCTCGACCGCCTGCCCGTCGCGCCCGAGCAGAACCACCCGCCCACGGCATCGCTGGGCATCGACGTGGACGGCGAGCGTGGCGAGGGGCTGGCGGTGCTTCGCGTCGCACGCGGCTCGCCTGGGCGCAATGCCGGCTTGCGCCCTCGCGACGTGCTGGTGGCTATCAACGGCCAGGGCACACGCGACATCAACGAGTTGTATCGCGTGGTGGGCCGATACATACCCGGCGACATCGTGGTGCTCAGCGTGCGGCGCGGGCGGCAGATGCTCGAACTGCCCGCGCGACTGGCCAGCCGGCGTGAGTTCGAGAGCGTGCGCATCCCGGGCGGGTGA